One Hylaeus volcanicus isolate JK05 chromosome 8, UHH_iyHylVolc1.0_haploid, whole genome shotgun sequence genomic window, CTGCTAAACGGTCGTTTACCTAAGACGACGAATAACTGCCCTCTTAATCGCGAAAGAACTTAATTTATGCGTATGCACGAGACTCGCGAACGACCCCGAAGTACGTCGTCGTCCACGCCTTCGCGGATCGCTCCAGCGAACGTCGTCCCGATGAAACAGAAAGGAATCGTAACAAAGGTTTCCTCGACGATTTACCGAACCGAAACTACTTTGGTACCCTATTGCCTCTGAAACTGGGACACGATCGTGTCTTATTTTCCTAGAATTCTCACGGTACTCGAATCGTGTCATTCGTTCCCTCTTCCTTCCAATGCTGATCATCTCTCGTTCGTTCTCTGGTCGGCAACATCCGAACGGTACACTTCCTTTCTTCTGTTcggtatttttcttttttgtgttttttccttttttttttaaatattaactacGCTTAAGAACTAAGCTcgtattattatcgttaagTTGGTGTACCTTTAAGtcgaatattacatttttttctttaacgttATCGGCTATCGTTATCGATTAAACACGCTACGCGAACCATGACGTCGCAAACGTCGGAGCTATACTCTTCGATGCAACGAGTTTCACCGTTCAGCCGAATATCGTTCTGTCTCGCTAATGGCGCTCTCGCGGGGCTGCCGTTCTCTTCCGAGTCCCTCCAGCATCGCCAACGCGCACATATATTATTACGCTACGTGAACTCAGTGTAATCAGTCCTCGACCCTACGCCTCGACTTTGTTTCTCTTCCCCTAGAAATGAATCGTTGATCGTTGAAAACCCAATGCGTCTTTCCTTTTACAATGTTCGTGTGTTAGATTTCCGATATAGGCCAACGAAGCGCGTTGATGTATCTTCGTTCACCCGTCCTCGTCGCTTGTGTACTCCCCGAGTGACGATCCTCGAGAACGCGACGGAAACTCGCGCCGCGTCCCGTTCGATGGTAACGCCCGGTGCGTGCCCCTTTCTCACCTTGGTCCGTTCTTAGGAATCACGGTCTCTTTGCGATCCGTCAGCGTCTTTTTCCCGTGTGTACGATATAGGAAGACCGAGTGGCTCGGtgacgaaaataattctcCCGTTTAAATCTCTTTAAAGCATGCCTTCCCCTGTTCTACGCCGGTACAAAATATCTAAGCGAGCTAACTATgaccgcccccccccccccctctgcGACGGTAACGGGGCGAAgctaattataaaataccttCGCTCGATTTTGAGTACCGTCAATCTATCAGCCCCCGCTAAACCGTGGTTACGTACTCGCGCAACTCTGTCGCCTGGACCAAGCTGTCGTTGGTGAACCACGGGTCTTCGTACTTGGGCACCTCCTCGCTGCGAGCCCTGTGCGGCCCGCGTGGCCGTTCACGGCTACCCATGCGCGGCACCTCCTCGCTCAAGGACCTCTTCGTGATCCCCATGGTCACGGGGACCTCCAACAGAGCCTTCGACCTGATCAACTGCGGCCTCTGACGGGACTTTGGCTCCTCGCTGGCGGCGCGAACGATCACGGTGGGGGGCGCCAGTCTCTCCTCCCCTTGATGACCAACCTCCGATCTGGCCCTGAATATCTTCTTGGATAAACCACGAGCCTTCGCGATGCTCTTCCTGTGAACCGGCGGCGGTGGCTGCGGCGAGTACTGTTGCTGGGATCGTTGCCTCTTCACGGGAGACGTTGGAACCAGAGGCGACCAAACAGGCGGGGAGAGATCTACGGGAGACTGCACTCTGGGCGGTGTTCTCTCCGGCGACTCATCCTTCCAACCGCCCTGGTAAATCGGAAACGCGGAGATCTGGTTTAAGATTCTCCAACGGAagtcctcgtcgtcgtcggttCTGCAGGGTGTCGCCTCGGGGGGTGGATGGTGAGTGGGCGTCACGTTGTGGAAAGGCGACCAAGACTTCTTATCCTCGGGTTCCTGAACCGCAAAGCTGCCGCGGCCGTCGCCAGCGGATGGTGATCCGTCGTACGGGCTCCACTTGATCTCGCTGATGTGCTTCGGCTCTCGTTTCTTCACCCCTATCGTTGGCAAGGGGGAAGCGTCCTCGTAAGGAGCCCATTTAGCGTCCGTGATGGTGATCTCGGGGGATATCAGTCGTCGGACGATTCTGTTCTCCAGCTTGGTGATCTGACGCGGATCGGGTTCCGGTGACATGCTCCTTCGAATGCTGTACTTCGGTCGTTCTTTCAAGCTTTTGCTCTTGAACCCTTCCGTGGAGTCCTGGCTCCTCCATCTCGATTTTTTGTCCTCCACGGGTAGAGAGAAGTGAGGCTTCATCGCCCACCTTGGCCGAGGTTTCTTCCCTTCCTCGGGGCTGACCACCTTTTCCTTGGCGCCCCATTTCTTCGACGTTTGACTGTCGACTCTCGCATGAGAACGTTCCAGCTTGGGCCTGACCCTCTCGGTCTTCTGCGGCCTGATGTCCTCGCTGGCGTGCTTCTTCAGTTCTGGTCTTTCCGTTACAGGCGCGGATGATTCTTCGGGTCGTTCCACGTTCAACGACGCGGAGTAGTACAGCTTTCTCTCCGGTTCTTTGATCACTGGTTTCTCCGGTTCCGGTGGTTCTATCGTTTCCAACGGCGGCGGCGGTGTCGGTGGCGGTGGCGATGGCGGTGGCGAGGGTGCCAAGGTCTTCGATTTCGGACAAGTGCATCGTGGCTTTGGGTTGGGCAACACTTCCGGCACCTGGAGCCATCTGGCCTCTCTGGCCATTCTGGTATCATCGCTGCTGTGCTTTCTCAGATCGTGCATCGGCGTTTGCAGATAGTCCGGCATCACCGACCACTTGTCCGTCTCCGCACTGTGGTGCTTTCTGAGATCGCCGCGTTGGACGTCGTGAGATTTCTTCTCTTCGGGCGTCAAGCTGTGGCAGCTGCATTTCGTTCTCTTCGCCAGGTCCAGATCGGTGTTGGACGTGTGCAGAGCCCACCGGAACTCTGTTCCCTCGCTGGTGCGTCTCTTCAGATCCCATATCGCGTCGTCCGGCGACAGAAAACTCCCGTCTGCCCATCTAGTCTCGATGCTTCGATACTTTCGCAGATCCCCGCGTTCCCTGGTAACAGTAGTGGCGTCCGTCGTGTCGCAGCTGCACGTTCTCTGAGACGTGGGCGTTCTCTGACCCTCCAACGGTGCTGGGTCGATGGAGTCCAGATCTTCGATCGCGAGTAAGATCTCCTCGCGACGCTTTTGTCCGCAGGACGGGCATCGTCCGCTCGGCTCCCCGTCGTCGCGGCTAGATCGGTGATGGTGACGATGATGATGGTGATGGTGATGCTGATGAGGCTGTCGTTGCAACGTCGAGGTTGAGGTCGATGCAGAGAGGTCAAGCTGCGAGGGCAGCCCCTCGTCGTCGCGACGGCCGTCGTCAGAGTGTCGTGACGTCGCAGCCGTGCCTGGCGATGCGCACCAGCAGGTGTGTGTAGCTCCGTCAAGCCGCCTTGGTGGGTACCGCGACTCCGGAGACGACGAGGCTCCTCTCGAGGCCGGTACCAGGCAGACTACCTCGATCCCCAGCTCCGCAGGCCTGTCGTCCAATGGTATTTACGTTCATTTATGTGTTAAACTATTCGAGACAACTAGAGTGTAACGTAATGCTTCGTAACGCGTCTTAGCTAATCAACAATGCGTCGAGCTAATAGAATAGACAAGGGTTCTGGATATCAATGCGTGTACCTTCAGCTCGGTGAAGATCTCCGTGAAAAATCCTGGCTCGCTGTTGATTCTCAGCATCTCGGAGCTCAGTCGATTGACGATCAGCAAGCACCTATCCCAGAACTTGTCTTTGCTGTCCTCAATGAGGAACGGTTTCAGGGGGTAGCTGATTTCGTTACCCATGTAACTGTAGCTCAAGTAGAGGCACGTCAACACCGTCGCCTGAAGTTCCCTCTCGGAGGCCTCGTCTCCGTCCACCAGCTCTCTCACCAGCATATAAACGAACACAACGTTGGCGGGATTGATGAAGGCGACATCCTGCGAAGGAAACGACGAACGTTAGAACAACCTTCGGTTATCAATTTCTACTCGAAACGAACACGAAACTTATACAGAATTGATCGATTTACGGGGATTGCACATCTGTAACGAAATCTGTAAATATCTAagcttaaataaaatattttcttccattagttttattcaaatattctccTATTTCATTTTCAGTCGTGTCTAACACGTgtatcgttcaatttttcatcgacgtGTGAATATctaatcttaaataaaatatttccttcgatTAATTATCCTATTTCACTTTAATTCGTGTCTAAGACGTATATCGTTCGATTTGACATCGACGTGTCGACTGTTCCGTCAAATCTCTGCCTAATCTCAATATTCATAGGTAACGATTATATAGGTAAGACACCTAGCCATCTTAACGTTAGCAGGTAGATGTCGTCCATTAAGCAGCATGGAATTTGAAATCCAACTCCTGCGAGAACAGGGCCAGACAGAAATTTCATGTACCCCAACCGCAAGAGCCGACCATGTATTACAGTATTCATCATCGAGTGCAAGCGAGCATCCCCTGTGTATACAGGCGAGACGAAGTGCTTCTTCTTATTTAGCAGCATGTAGACGACATTCATCGATGAGCAGAGAGGATGACTCACGTGCGGTGTCGAGTTACGTGCCACGCTTGCAAAATAGTAATCGGCGTTGTCGCATTCGACGGTGACTGCGGTCGATACTTCGATTGTGACTCTTCCTTTCATTGCAGCCCCTGACGAACGACGTTGCCCGTCTTCGTCGGCGCCCTGCGCTTGAATTTCTCGAGTAGAGAAGTTTTATGCGCGAGTTATATGCGATCTCAGACGCGATTATAGGGGCGAGTTTCGAAGGCAcgcattcttttattatagggCAAGGTTTCTCGAAATTCTCACCTTGGTTTGGATAGCGAGACATTGGATTCGTGAGGGATGCGGGATGAATCGAATGATACAGTTCCATCCAAGGTACGTGGAACTAAATGCAGCAGATTTAACACGTTCGGTTACATTGAAATCAGCTACAGAAATTAGTTTGTGACGCATTCTGTAAGGTGAAATGCAATACACATCGACGAGTATTCTGAGAATACTATTCTCcgtgataaaatatttgtataaacatgCTCGAGCACCAGATACGAAACCCTTACGAATACCGAATTACCTTCGAGCACCCGCAAGATTTCGCTGCATATTTAACGCGCGAGATCGTGGAAGGAGCTGTTTCATCGCGCCCACTTCCGACATCCGTCCTTTATCGACGGCTTCGCTCGCGTCCGGTCTCCTTGCTCCAGAAACGGAGTCCTCCGAGTCATTAGCGAATTAGGACACGGCACCTAGGTCGATCTAGCTCGAGAGAGCCTAGAGGCAAAGTGCATTGGCTTGTCGAGTACACCTAGATAGTCTAGATACATGCAGCTTGTCTAGCAACTTTAACGGCAGCTCGAAACCGTCGCTGCTGGCCATGTGGGCGCATCCATTATTGTGGCTGCGTTTAATGTACTCATCTTCCGTGTACACCTAAGTAGAGATGTTCTATAGTTCATTTGcaactatttatattatattcgtGATGGAACAAATGACTAGTCTTAAagacacatttttcaattaaattcaaaaatattttacgtggaactcaattgaataatgcacgaaacaattgaatataattcataCATAGCTGTATAAGATTAACGTACAAACATTTGGAAACCAAGAATACACCAAGatccaattaattttgaaataatacaaaattcttgtTACATAAAAGTGTAATAAACGAATGCACCCGTTTCGATATatctgaaaaaataaaatattcagagaGCGGTGTTCCTCTGGCCTGCAAAGTGGAAAGGGCAGTCAAGGGTTAATTCGACGTGGGTATGGCGTAAGTTTCAGATTCAAAGTGAAAAAAGTCTTTGACTCCTCGAAAGGTCTTGCTCCCGAATCGTCCTCCAATTACATCGAACGCTTTGTGATAATTAAAAAGCACGGTGCCCCGATCACAGGCCGGTTTTTCTCCAACCGCGGAGGGTTGATCCGCACGGAGATGGTTTCTCGCACAGTGGATGCATTAATGGCGGTGACCCCGCGGTGACCTGGGAAAGGATCGATGCTCCGGATGCGTTTTCTCCCTTGCCAGGAATTTTACTAGCCGTGTTGCTGGTCGTTCCACCATCGTCGCGTACGCGTCCTCCCTCGTTAGCTACGTTTTTTTAACGCGCATTACGCGGCGTAAAGCGTTCTCACGGCTGAACGCGCCTCCATGCGGCCAGGAATATCTAGGGACGTCGACACTTGGAGGTGCTGACGTTAGAGTTGATAAAAAGGCACTCGTTAGACCTGGTATGATGCGGAGCGCGGGACGGAGGGGCAATCGAGTGGAAGTTTCAGCAAGTAGACGTACGAGTCGTAGATTGCTGCGAGGAGCGAAGATGTTAGCGACAGGCGCGCTGAAATACTTCCTTTTAGCGTGTTTCGCTTTTACTTCAATCTCTTGCTATTGCAGGTATACTCGTATTGCTCCCTGACTTTACTGTCTCGaggcaataaatatttccaaccAAGTAAAATATGTCTGAACGCATCAgaacatataatttatttaacatgttaTGTTTCGTCAATATCTTTACTAATTTGAGGAATTCTTTTCTGTTGTTAAGGATTGTCTGGATCTGAAAGCTTAATCTGTATTCGATCGTGTTGTATTCTTTGACATTCTTCGATTAAATGTTTCACTGTAAGGctgtgatttatttattttgtagcaaTGAGTCAGATTTGTGTGACCAATTCACAATCTTGATGGTGTCAGGACGTATGAACTTGTTAAATTTCCCGGTCTTCGTTTATCTctactttaattattcaatctCAACCAAGTCGTTGCCCTCTCTCCCACGTTGATGCAACGAGAGACAAGGCACAGTGTCAATGACACTTGTAATTAACCCTGTTGCGCGAGCGTTCTCTTGCAACACTGTTACCTTTCTTGCTTCCTAATTACGGTCCTACTCCAACCTTACGCATTGTGTAGCTCGCGACTGTCGACCCTCTGCTTTCAAATCCTCCAGTCTTAACGTTACTTTCCATCCTGCGTCCCGCTGTCGACGTTGAATTTTCCTTGCAAATTCGACTGTCTCTCGCATCCCTTCTTTGTCCTCGGCGCCAACGTCACCAGCGGTACATTAGGAAGGATCAAAAATAAGTTCCGGCGACTTGCAGCTTACAAAAGCCAACGAAAGAAACTCTGGTGGAAAGTAACCCGCTGAGAGGAGTAAAAGGAGCTTCCCAGTTGCAGTAGAAAGGTGTTCTGGCAACATCGAAAAGGGAGGAAAAAAGAGGGCGGGTTACGAAACGTCGCTCGTATTATTAGCTCGTCTATTCCTGTTTTTCAGGACAGATAATAGCTTTCGATGTTAATTGTGCGCCCGGACGTGCTTTATTGTCGTGCAACAGGGAAAACTGTCGCAAAGGAACggcgtttatttatacaatataaagtCCTCGTTGAGGCATGCGACGATACGTCGAGCTTCCACGTGTCTTGGCTGGCTCACAGAGCCAGTTCGTAGCGCGACGCTTGGCGAGGCCTTCGAGGGTTGAAAAACGAGCGATAGAGAACCACCCCGATAGAGAACGTCGAGCCGTGTATATTCGTCCGGTCGATATCTACCAGGGGTGAGCGGCCTGCACCCTTACCGAGCTTTGTAGCCGCGTTTTTCTGCGGCTTATCGAAGATTCAacgtttctaattaaattctcGAGACTCTGGCTCGACGGAATGGACGCGGCAGCCTCTGATTCGGCCGCGCAGGACCACGGAAGTAGACGCTTTTAGCTCCAATCAGTGCCTGGACGAAAGTGCCTCTTTGATGTTTCGCCATATCGCAGGAACCTCTTTCGCACCTccgcgtttaattaaatgaacatTGATCCGTCGCACTGTTT contains:
- the LOC128881122 gene encoding serine/arginine repetitive matrix protein 1-like, yielding MPVLRTKASRGDLTRDRRSGLHRPSTVGGERGDLRKYRSIETRWADGSFLSPDDAIWDLKRRTSEGTEFRWALHTSNTDLDLAKRTKCSCHSLTPEEKKSHDVQRGDLRKHHSAETDKWSVMPDYLQTPMHDLRKHSSDDTRMAREARWLQVPEVLPNPKPRCTCPKSKTLAPSPPPSPPPPTPPPPLETIEPPEPEKPVIKEPERKLYYSASLNVERPEESSAPVTERPELKKHASEDIRPQKTERVRPKLERSHARVDSQTSKKWGAKEKVVSPEEGKKPRPRWAMKPHFSLPVEDKKSRWRSQDSTEGFKSKSLKERPKYSIRRSMSPEPDPRQITKLENRIVRRLISPEITITDAKWAPYEDASPLPTIGVKKREPKHISEIKWSPYDGSPSAGDGRGSFAVQEPEDKKSWSPFHNVTPTHHPPPEATPCRTDDDEDFRWRILNQISAFPIYQGGWKDESPERTPPRVQSPVDLSPPVWSPLVPTSPVKRQRSQQQYSPQPPPPVHRKSIAKARGLSKKIFRARSEVGHQGEERLAPPTVIVRAASEEPKSRQRPQLIRSKALLEVPVTMGITKRSLSEEVPRMGSRERPRGPHRARSEEVPKYEDPWFTNDSLVQATELREYVTTV